Within Elusimicrobiota bacterium, the genomic segment TGTGTCTTTCTCGTTTATTATACACGATATTTTTATTTCTGACGTTGAGATCATTTGTATATTAATTCCCTCTTTTGACAATATTCGGAACATCTCAGACGCTAC encodes:
- a CDS encoding ACT domain-containing protein; the encoded protein is VASEMFRILSKEGINIQMISTSEIKISCIINEKDTVKAVNALHSGFGLGKGN